From the genome of Meiothermus sp. CFH 77666, one region includes:
- a CDS encoding DUF11 domain-containing protein has product MNFSAPSCTHTSLTAALQKVLRVGWGLAWVLLLHLAWATPAGTVIRNQATALVGGQVYLSNEIETVVQAVCAPSLTPNGTLGSPAQRAVVPAGGFAYFAYLLRNSGNQSFTFNLGWIQDSAPWAPSLVRLYHDANANARLDAGEVEISSVTLGPAQEIRLILELQTPLSASGELHIGPVATCPDGTRDNDNYSRVSIGTGPALNVVKSVDTPEAQEGQEVRFSIRVWNLGSANAAGPIYVSDLLDTPELRDLTYVTGSASAAKGRLEYYDGTSWNTSETGVRGIRLVLEGLEAGEEALFSFRMRVGAGALAGPRRNIVSAESASSSAQSSVELRIAAQYALALGPLNNPQAVGAADRQSAQVLAGQPYCFTHTLLNGGNTADSYTLEAVGLPSGISLSYQTLLGSNLSTPITLPAGASLSFRVCLPGLPAGTAPFEFILQARSTATGSTDPTTNQVQVLSFSQLVLRKSSSVGPTVSPGERVVYTLEIENPLPIALENVTVEDVLDANLEFISASGGGTYLSGSRTVRWSLSLAANSTRTLSLEARVSPSAPDNSSILNRFSLRSEAISSPLFSNTVTLNVLASALLLEKQVQPRQASVGDLLTYTLTLVNVGRVDLSVRLEDTPDAGLAYVPGSATPGEPLLQGGRLVWNNLTLTPGARMVLSYKMRVLAGAGPTLRNTVQAIGSTGSNAAVANAVASAVVQLQQGVFTPLHSLLGRVFLDANRDGLYTAGLDVPLPGARVLLSNGLQTLTDSEGRYSFRNLAGGLFEVMLEAASAPFRPLPHPEAQGDGYRHRVRVEGLTVSDFPLERPTGLVRAIRETTLEFGPLKVEKKLLPLPSGLRVVLVLSSAETLNELTLTDPLPGGGERVFRFEQFQGTQTLTYDLPDGFLTDPQARWRYP; this is encoded by the coding sequence ATGAACTTTTCTGCGCCCTCTTGCACTCACACCTCCCTGACCGCCGCACTCCAAAAAGTCCTGCGGGTGGGGTGGGGGCTGGCGTGGGTTTTGCTGCTCCACCTGGCCTGGGCCACGCCCGCCGGTACGGTTATCCGCAATCAGGCAACGGCCCTTGTAGGAGGGCAGGTCTATCTGTCGAACGAAATCGAGACCGTGGTGCAGGCAGTGTGCGCACCCTCCCTGACCCCAAACGGAACCCTGGGCTCTCCGGCTCAACGTGCAGTGGTTCCGGCAGGGGGGTTCGCGTATTTTGCCTATTTGCTTCGCAATAGCGGCAACCAGAGCTTTACCTTCAACCTGGGCTGGATACAGGACAGCGCACCCTGGGCGCCCAGTTTGGTGCGGTTGTACCACGACGCCAACGCCAACGCCCGGCTGGATGCCGGGGAAGTGGAAATCAGCAGTGTCACCCTGGGCCCGGCCCAGGAAATCCGGCTGATTCTGGAACTACAAACCCCTTTATCGGCCTCCGGCGAGCTGCACATCGGCCCGGTGGCCACCTGCCCGGATGGCACCCGCGACAACGACAACTACAGCCGGGTCAGCATTGGCACTGGGCCGGCGCTCAATGTGGTCAAATCGGTGGATACGCCGGAGGCCCAGGAAGGGCAGGAGGTACGTTTTAGCATCCGGGTCTGGAACCTGGGCAGTGCAAATGCGGCCGGGCCTATTTACGTAAGCGATCTGCTGGACACCCCGGAGCTGCGCGACCTGACCTACGTGACGGGTTCGGCCAGCGCCGCCAAGGGGCGCCTCGAGTACTACGATGGAACCTCCTGGAACACCAGCGAAACTGGGGTACGGGGAATCCGATTGGTGCTGGAGGGCCTCGAGGCCGGCGAGGAAGCGCTCTTTAGCTTCCGCATGCGGGTGGGAGCCGGTGCGCTGGCAGGCCCCAGGCGCAACATCGTCAGCGCCGAGTCGGCCAGCAGCAGCGCTCAGAGCTCCGTGGAGCTGCGAATTGCCGCCCAGTACGCCCTGGCCCTGGGGCCTCTGAACAATCCACAGGCGGTGGGGGCTGCCGACCGGCAAAGCGCCCAGGTGCTGGCCGGACAGCCCTATTGTTTTACCCATACCCTGCTCAACGGGGGCAACACCGCCGACAGCTACACGTTGGAAGCAGTCGGCCTGCCGAGCGGAATTAGTCTGAGTTACCAGACCTTGCTTGGTAGCAATCTGTCCACTCCGATTACGCTCCCTGCCGGAGCCAGCCTGAGCTTTAGGGTCTGCCTGCCCGGTTTACCGGCGGGCACAGCGCCTTTTGAGTTCATCCTGCAAGCCCGCTCAACAGCCACGGGCAGCACCGACCCCACCACCAACCAAGTACAGGTGCTGAGCTTTTCTCAGCTAGTTCTACGCAAGAGCAGCAGCGTGGGGCCCACCGTATCCCCCGGCGAGCGGGTGGTCTATACCCTGGAAATCGAGAACCCCCTGCCCATTGCCCTCGAGAACGTCACTGTGGAGGACGTACTGGATGCGAACCTGGAGTTTATCTCGGCCTCCGGGGGCGGAACCTATTTATCCGGGAGCCGCACCGTGCGCTGGAGCCTGAGCCTGGCGGCGAACAGCACCCGCACCCTGAGCCTGGAGGCCCGCGTGAGCCCCAGTGCCCCCGATAACAGCTCCATTCTCAACCGCTTCAGCCTGCGCTCCGAGGCCATCAGCAGCCCGCTCTTTTCCAACACCGTGACCCTGAACGTGCTGGCCTCGGCGCTCCTGCTGGAAAAGCAGGTGCAGCCCAGGCAGGCCAGCGTGGGCGACCTGCTGACCTATACCCTCACGCTGGTGAATGTGGGCCGGGTAGACCTCTCGGTGCGCCTCGAGGACACCCCGGATGCCGGCCTGGCCTACGTACCCGGCAGCGCTACCCCCGGCGAACCCCTCCTGCAAGGGGGCCGGCTCGTCTGGAACAACCTGACCCTCACCCCCGGCGCCCGCATGGTGCTGAGCTACAAAATGCGCGTGCTGGCCGGGGCCGGCCCAACGCTGCGGAACACCGTCCAGGCCATCGGCAGCACAGGTAGCAACGCGGCGGTCGCCAACGCGGTGGCTTCGGCAGTGGTACAGCTCCAGCAGGGGGTGTTCACCCCACTCCACAGCTTGCTGGGGCGGGTCTTTCTGGACGCCAACCGCGATGGCCTATACACGGCGGGCCTGGATGTGCCGCTACCGGGGGCTCGAGTGCTCCTGAGCAATGGGCTGCAAACCCTGACCGATAGCGAGGGCCGCTACAGCTTCCGCAACCTGGCCGGGGGGCTGTTTGAGGTGATGCTCGAGGCCGCCTCGGCACCCTTCCGGCCCCTCCCCCACCCCGAAGCCCAGGGCGACGGCTACCGTCACCGGGTGCGGGTGGAGGGCCTGACTGTGAGCGACTTCCCGCTCGAGCGCCCCACCGGCCTGGTTCGGGCTATACGCGAGACCACCCTGGAGTTTGGGCCGCTGAAGGTGGAGAAGAAACTGCTGCCGCTCCCGAGCGGCCTCCGGGTGGTACTGGTGCTGAGCTCCGCCGAAACCCTTAACGAGCTGACCCTTACCGACCCGCTGCCCGGCGGCGGGGAACGGGTGTTCCGGTTTGAGCAGTTCCAGGGCACCCAGACCCTCACCTACGACCTGCCCGATGGCTTCCTGACCGACCCCCAGGCCCGCTGGAGGTATCCATGA
- a CDS encoding DUF11 domain-containing protein: MKGTGHSKSSLYPGVLVALSFWLWAFGGIALAQTRTDLRGIVPGDRLGWEIQELRASVVVNKPTLLNLQIYSPGFDPSDYRRALRGQEELGDERYDRGQGEMVAQFVLARDGQVLAQQTYRVEPHRWVLFFRGPVEPGVYQLSSRLLGLGKNAFRYRIQTSVPGAAELLVDPTLQLYDVRQFQIGNPLSVATIKGQDWLEPFVLNVNPEVLPLRVGFYDEDGAKEMEGRVRLPDGRQEPRPVSGDRGWAYYDIRQPGVITFGFRQPKTATQYSNTIGFRVDACMEVEQNAFRVVAPRPVTALVVDGEGRPLNVPLATEGDKIRTLTLPSLPEGYRLARLEVQGGERLGTQSVRFGCAGGQARFVLEKIAPPPPPLATLELEALLVLPEGEQPLNLKVQVGEQEITLNQGRASLQLPPGSFKLTPQLNGARVVGPASVQLEGGQTRRVRFLVYPEVELSLEATPTTLRVGEQTTLTARVRTAFPRLLPADLELLLPPCLEALGATRLSAPVAQGREAVLQVPAQATCKGELEVRAVLAPWQQQARTGLRVLQPATFTLHKEALTPRAAVGSEAVWRLRVQNTGDEAGRVRVQDPLAAGLQGMPLDQTLELQAGEERVLEVRARVAPEAPPTLTNTARLLNERNEPLAEARAEVQVLRPVAELSRSLDKRVVVPGEGVEVRLVVRNTGQAPLTYTLRDTYPEWLEVAQTPEFSGELAPGQSATHIYRAQVRFGTPAEGAFLAQLVSNGGNPSAPDSLRRTLLRLEKTVEPARVVVGGAAAFTLRLENPTDHAITLELQESPDEGLKMQLPDNLRFTLQAREVRELRLEAEAGRVGLLENQVTAFVNGVPASFPTKAVLTALPILEPLRLSTVYLEFNVRNTTAGERLLLTHQPPTQTAYEPGSARLDGRPLPDPRVDDAGRLYFELPYQTQGVLSYQLRHREALGPVAEPTLTLRIADQEVYLQGQQTFASFEKARPLEAQTREGFIQEPLPGTLFRVDKTRVVLQTPLGLETRLTLNGQPIDAKNLGQATYDSGRGLQRLEYYGLPLQPGRNLIEVQTAAGSDRVEVFLAGSPTRLEVRPLRLLADGRTPLELEIRALDALGLPSGFGAVTVETSSEPLEPDAFPLLSGYQLLLRDGQAVLRLKPTATPTPLRLRLAYGDVEGQAEFFVLGRQNRLWQFQGSVGARFGESIQVFGLGRGYLESPFAAGTLRAALDGSLRFNQGQPAVESGLRDLPDPTGRFPLTGAGNEAQWPLRSEDPVALRYDQEGFSLGYFADRLSVFGVGELPQGTALRIETRDDLALQGFAGWLPVGSKTDLIVPDGTRFYRLSGPAEPGSEQVVLLVGASEKPLERLKDYVLDAASGTLTLSEPLWPSSPDFQPVRLRVAYAPLGGAREFGYGAGVRWRVGDFSIGAGAAYLPGSGWRYGAEAAYQIPGFGLRAAYSRGSFERLGLELSGKNGPLESSANLTYQGKFQGQAQVAYNLSEADRISLEHQTTETNQTGLLYTRRLNPAFSVGGGLGYTWETATLLGLGRLGFSSGALNTELTHAQPFSLTHSAATRLRSTYAFDANLSAEADLTQTWGLGFSGSLGLKQKLGGANLSLAYQLPGAAGEGNRARFGLEAPFPLSERWSLNASAGYERSFSTGSNQLAFGLALRYQAEQFSATLGAETAWAAGQPKVVLRAGATGQLDAQQTLSLDANYQLAPALLGRFTLAYALRGREVSLLTYHRLNSGSEPTLEGALATSYHPSLSFQLRPSLAYRLKLDDPAGHTYQLGLGGNYYLTDWLGLGAAAYYQLQPGTQSSATAFSLEASFRLVEGLWFNVGYTLGGFVGLTPDTAPGFYLRLDFLGGSR; this comes from the coding sequence ATGAAGGGGACGGGGCACAGCAAGAGCAGCCTGTACCCTGGGGTGCTGGTGGCCCTGAGCTTTTGGCTCTGGGCTTTCGGCGGCATAGCCCTGGCCCAAACCCGCACCGATCTGCGGGGCATCGTGCCGGGGGATCGGCTGGGCTGGGAGATTCAGGAGCTGCGGGCCAGCGTGGTGGTGAACAAACCCACCCTTCTGAACCTGCAAATTTACTCGCCCGGCTTCGACCCCAGCGATTACCGCCGCGCCCTGCGGGGCCAGGAAGAACTCGGCGACGAGCGCTACGACCGGGGCCAGGGCGAGATGGTGGCGCAGTTTGTGCTGGCACGCGACGGGCAGGTTCTGGCCCAGCAGACCTACCGGGTGGAGCCCCACCGCTGGGTGCTGTTCTTCCGAGGCCCGGTTGAGCCTGGGGTGTACCAGCTTTCCAGCCGCCTGCTGGGCCTGGGCAAGAACGCCTTCCGTTACCGCATCCAGACCAGCGTGCCGGGGGCCGCCGAACTGCTGGTAGACCCCACCCTGCAACTCTACGATGTGCGCCAGTTTCAGATCGGCAACCCCCTCTCGGTCGCCACCATCAAGGGCCAGGACTGGCTCGAGCCCTTCGTGCTGAACGTGAACCCCGAGGTGCTGCCCCTGCGCGTAGGCTTCTACGACGAGGACGGCGCCAAAGAGATGGAGGGCCGGGTACGGCTGCCGGACGGGCGCCAGGAGCCGCGCCCGGTCTCCGGCGACCGGGGCTGGGCCTACTACGACATCCGCCAACCGGGGGTGATTACCTTTGGCTTCCGCCAACCCAAAACCGCCACCCAGTACTCCAACACCATCGGCTTCCGTGTGGATGCCTGTATGGAGGTCGAGCAAAACGCCTTCCGGGTGGTGGCCCCGCGTCCGGTTACGGCTTTGGTGGTGGATGGCGAAGGCCGCCCCCTGAATGTGCCCCTTGCCACCGAGGGCGACAAAATCCGTACCCTGACCCTTCCTTCCCTACCGGAGGGCTACCGCCTGGCGCGGCTGGAGGTACAGGGCGGCGAACGCCTGGGTACCCAGAGCGTGCGCTTTGGCTGTGCCGGAGGGCAGGCCCGTTTTGTCCTGGAAAAAATCGCTCCTCCTCCGCCGCCGCTTGCTACCCTGGAGCTCGAGGCGCTGCTGGTGCTGCCGGAGGGCGAACAGCCCCTGAACCTGAAGGTGCAGGTGGGCGAACAGGAGATAACCCTGAACCAGGGAAGGGCGAGCCTGCAGCTACCCCCCGGCAGTTTCAAGCTCACCCCTCAACTGAACGGCGCTCGCGTGGTGGGGCCTGCGTCGGTGCAGCTCGAGGGCGGCCAGACCCGGCGGGTGCGCTTTTTGGTTTACCCGGAAGTAGAGCTCAGCCTGGAAGCCACCCCCACCACCCTGCGGGTGGGCGAACAGACCACCCTGACGGCCCGCGTCCGCACGGCTTTCCCGCGCCTGCTGCCCGCCGACCTCGAGCTCCTGCTACCCCCCTGCCTGGAAGCCCTGGGCGCGACCCGCCTGAGCGCGCCCGTGGCCCAGGGCCGTGAGGCCGTGTTGCAGGTGCCGGCCCAGGCCACTTGCAAGGGCGAGCTCGAGGTGCGCGCGGTACTGGCCCCCTGGCAGCAGCAAGCCCGCACCGGGCTGCGCGTCCTCCAGCCCGCTACCTTCACCCTGCACAAGGAAGCCCTTACCCCCCGTGCGGCAGTAGGCAGCGAGGCCGTCTGGCGCCTGCGGGTACAGAACACCGGCGACGAGGCGGGCCGGGTGCGGGTGCAGGATCCCCTGGCCGCCGGGTTGCAGGGTATGCCGCTCGACCAGACCTTGGAGCTTCAGGCGGGCGAAGAACGGGTGCTCGAGGTACGCGCCCGGGTAGCCCCCGAGGCACCCCCCACCCTTACGAACACCGCCCGTTTGCTCAATGAACGCAACGAACCCCTGGCCGAGGCCCGCGCCGAGGTGCAGGTGCTGCGCCCGGTGGCCGAGCTCTCGCGCTCGCTGGACAAGCGCGTGGTGGTGCCGGGAGAGGGGGTGGAGGTGCGGCTGGTGGTTCGCAACACCGGCCAGGCCCCCCTGACCTACACCCTGCGCGACACCTATCCCGAGTGGCTCGAGGTGGCGCAAACCCCCGAATTTAGCGGCGAACTGGCCCCCGGCCAGAGCGCCACCCACATCTACCGGGCCCAGGTGCGCTTTGGCACCCCGGCGGAGGGGGCCTTCCTGGCCCAGCTTGTATCCAACGGCGGCAACCCGAGCGCACCCGACAGCCTCCGACGCACCCTGCTGCGCCTGGAAAAAACCGTCGAGCCGGCGCGGGTGGTGGTGGGCGGCGCGGCGGCCTTTACCCTGCGCCTGGAAAACCCCACCGACCATGCCATAACCCTCGAGCTGCAAGAGTCTCCCGACGAGGGCCTCAAAATGCAACTGCCCGACAACCTGCGCTTTACCCTGCAGGCCAGGGAGGTGCGCGAACTGCGGCTCGAGGCCGAGGCGGGCCGGGTGGGGCTGCTGGAAAACCAGGTCACGGCGTTTGTTAATGGAGTCCCGGCCTCCTTCCCCACCAAGGCCGTTCTGACCGCGCTACCCATCCTGGAGCCCCTGCGCCTTTCCACCGTGTACCTTGAGTTCAACGTTCGGAACACCACCGCCGGGGAGCGCCTGCTGCTGACCCACCAACCCCCCACCCAGACTGCCTACGAGCCGGGTTCGGCCCGGCTGGATGGCCGGCCCCTACCCGACCCCAGGGTAGACGACGCAGGCCGCCTGTACTTTGAACTGCCCTACCAGACCCAGGGGGTGCTCTCCTACCAGCTGCGCCACCGCGAGGCCCTGGGGCCGGTGGCCGAACCCACCCTGACCCTGCGCATCGCCGACCAGGAGGTGTACTTGCAAGGCCAGCAGACCTTTGCCAGCTTCGAAAAAGCCCGGCCCCTGGAGGCCCAGACCCGCGAGGGCTTCATTCAAGAACCCCTGCCCGGTACCCTTTTCCGGGTGGACAAGACCCGGGTGGTGCTGCAAACCCCCCTGGGCCTCGAGACCCGCCTGACCCTGAACGGCCAGCCCATAGACGCCAAAAACCTGGGCCAGGCCACCTACGATAGCGGCAGGGGCCTCCAGCGCCTGGAATACTACGGCCTGCCGCTGCAACCTGGGCGCAACCTGATAGAGGTGCAAACCGCCGCGGGCTCCGACCGGGTGGAGGTCTTCCTGGCAGGCAGCCCCACCCGGCTGGAGGTGCGGCCCCTGCGCCTTTTGGCCGATGGACGGACGCCGCTGGAGTTAGAGATACGGGCCCTGGACGCCCTAGGCCTGCCGAGTGGCTTTGGCGCGGTCACGGTGGAGACCTCGAGCGAGCCCCTCGAGCCCGACGCCTTCCCGCTCCTGTCCGGCTACCAGTTGCTGCTGCGGGATGGGCAGGCAGTTCTGCGGCTCAAACCCACCGCCACCCCCACCCCCCTGCGCCTGCGGCTGGCCTATGGCGACGTGGAGGGTCAGGCCGAGTTCTTCGTGCTAGGCCGCCAGAACCGGCTGTGGCAGTTCCAGGGCAGTGTGGGGGCCCGGTTTGGCGAGAGCATCCAGGTGTTTGGCCTGGGGCGCGGCTACCTGGAAAGCCCCTTTGCCGCCGGCACCCTGCGGGCCGCCCTGGATGGCTCGCTGCGCTTTAACCAGGGCCAGCCCGCAGTGGAAAGCGGCCTGCGCGACCTGCCTGACCCCACCGGACGCTTCCCGCTCACGGGGGCGGGCAACGAAGCCCAGTGGCCCCTGCGCTCCGAGGATCCGGTAGCCCTGCGCTACGACCAGGAAGGCTTTAGCCTGGGCTATTTTGCCGACCGGCTGAGTGTATTCGGGGTGGGCGAACTGCCACAGGGCACCGCCCTGCGCATCGAAACCCGCGACGATCTGGCCCTGCAAGGCTTTGCGGGCTGGCTGCCCGTGGGCAGCAAAACCGACCTGATCGTGCCGGATGGCACGCGCTTCTACCGGCTCAGTGGGCCCGCCGAACCGGGCAGCGAGCAGGTGGTGCTTTTGGTGGGGGCCAGCGAAAAGCCCCTCGAGCGCCTCAAGGACTATGTGCTGGACGCCGCCAGCGGCACCCTGACCCTCTCGGAGCCGCTGTGGCCGAGCAGCCCCGACTTCCAGCCGGTGCGCCTGCGGGTGGCGTATGCCCCGCTGGGCGGTGCCCGCGAATTTGGCTACGGGGCCGGGGTGCGCTGGCGGGTGGGCGATTTCAGTATTGGGGCGGGGGCCGCGTACCTGCCCGGCAGTGGCTGGCGCTACGGGGCCGAAGCCGCCTACCAGATACCGGGGTTTGGCCTCCGGGCTGCCTACAGCCGGGGCAGCTTCGAGCGGCTGGGTCTCGAGCTCTCCGGCAAGAACGGCCCCCTGGAGTCCAGCGCCAACCTGACCTACCAGGGCAAGTTCCAGGGCCAGGCCCAGGTGGCCTACAACCTGAGCGAGGCCGATCGGATTTCGCTCGAGCACCAGACCACCGAAACCAACCAGACCGGCCTGCTCTATACCCGCCGCCTGAACCCCGCCTTCTCGGTGGGGGGCGGGCTGGGCTACACCTGGGAGACCGCCACCCTGCTGGGCCTGGGGCGGCTGGGCTTCAGCAGCGGGGCCCTGAACACCGAGCTGACCCACGCCCAGCCCTTCAGCCTGACCCATAGCGCCGCCACCCGCCTGCGGAGCACCTATGCCTTCGACGCCAACCTGAGCGCCGAGGCCGACCTGACCCAGACCTGGGGCCTGGGCTTCTCGGGGAGCCTGGGGCTCAAGCAAAAACTGGGCGGCGCCAACCTTTCCCTTGCCTACCAGTTGCCCGGCGCGGCAGGGGAAGGCAACCGGGCCCGCTTTGGGCTGGAAGCGCCCTTCCCCCTCTCCGAGCGCTGGAGCCTGAACGCCAGCGCGGGCTACGAGCGCAGCTTTTCCACCGGCAGCAACCAGCTGGCCTTTGGCCTGGCCCTGCGCTACCAGGCCGAGCAGTTTAGCGCCACCCTGGGCGCCGAGACCGCCTGGGCCGCAGGTCAGCCAAAGGTGGTGTTGCGGGCCGGGGCCACCGGGCAGCTCGATGCCCAGCAGACCCTCTCGCTGGACGCCAACTACCAACTTGCCCCCGCCCTCCTGGGCCGCTTTACCCTGGCCTATGCGCTGCGCGGGCGCGAGGTCTCGCTGCTCACCTACCACCGCCTGAATAGCGGGAGCGAGCCCACCCTCGAGGGGGCCCTGGCCACCAGCTACCACCCCAGCCTGAGCTTCCAGCTCCGCCCCAGCCTGGCCTACCGCCTCAAGCTCGACGACCCCGCCGGCCACACCTACCAGCTGGGCCTGGGCGGCAACTACTACCTCACCGACTGGCTGGGTCTGGGGGCCGCCGCCTACTACCAGCTCCAACCCGGCACCCAAAGCAGCGCCACGGCGTTTTCGCTCGAGGCCAGCTTCCGCTTGGTGGAGGGCCTGTGGTTCAATGTCGGCTACACCCTGGGCGGCTTTGTGGGCCTGACCCCCGACACCGCGCCCGGCTTCTACCTTCGGCTGGACTTCTTAGGGGGTAGCCGATGA